TTTAACATTAACGACAAAGTCAAATGTGTCACGACTCTTTTATGAAGAAGTATTCGATTTTTTATACAACGAAGAAATTCTAGGTTCTACAAAAGTTTCAGTTTCAGGAGAATCAGGAATCAAATATTTTATTGATTTCATTTTACCGGAAACAAAATCAAAACCTGAAAAACTTATCAATTTTGCAAACCATCTAGATTTTAATAAAGTGACGACTGATGCTTTTATGTACAGAGATGTTAAACATAATAGACCTAGTAGAAGCGGATTAGCTCCTCAAATGTTCATCGTCGCAAATGACATTGAGCATCCGATTACAGCTAAAGCTCGTCAAGCAGCAGAGCATGAACATCTTTCAATATTACATTGGTCAGATAAAGATAGGATAAAAGCCATTTTGACACAGTAACGTAATAACAACAGATTCAAAGTTGAAACAACTCCAATTCAACACTATTAATTACAACAAAAAAATAAGAAGCACCTAATTATTACTCTCAAATTCTTAGGTGCTTTTTAAATATTAAATTGAACCTTATTTCTCTGTTCCTTTTTAGTCCTTTTCAATTATCTACTCTTAACTCATACCATTTATAAATTTCATTTTAAAATCTTTGTATCCCAACGATATGACAATTTTCATCGAGAATCGTTAAAGAAAAAACATTTAAAACAACTCAACACAAGTTCTAAAGTTTAAAAAATTTAAAAAGGAGATTTACAATGGATATAAAATTAACTGATAATGATGTTCAAAAATTATTAGTTTTGTGTAAAGAGATTTTAACGCAATATAATATTCAATTGGAGGAAAAATGTAAGGGAACCATAAATATTACAGCCACCAATTCAGAAAAATCCTTTGTATTAAGCTATTTCGTTAGACCAGGAAAAGTCTCATTAAATTTTAGAGAGACAGAATTCAATATTTGTCTCATAAGAATAAACTTAAATAATGGATTTCATAAAAATTCAAATAACGAAATAATCAGAGGAAACAGAATCAATATCTTTTCTGAGGAAGAATGTTTAAGAAAAAATGACGGTTCTACTTACATGAGAGCTTATGCGCTTCCTTATAAAATTTTTGAAGATAATTCAGATTTTGTTAACCAGTTGTTTGCACTACTAGAATATACAAAAACACGACACAATGATAATATTAACGTTGAAACGAATCTATTTTTAAGGTGGTGATACAATGTTTAAAAATGAAATTAAATCTATTAGTGAAGAATATTTCAACTATTTAAAAAACGAATCTAAGTTTCTACCATTAGAAAATGAGTCAATCGAATTTTATTCCCCTGTTGTTGATTTTTTTGGAGATTCTATTTCTGTAAACATATCATTTACTGGAAGCCACTATAAATTAACAGACCATGGTGAAACATTGTGGAATATGGAGGAATTCGGTATAGATTTAATGCGGCATAAACAACAAAAAAAGTATCAACTCCTGAAAAATATTATGGACAGTCACGGTTTATTTTTAGAAAACGATACATTATCGCTGTATACAAATAGAAAAAACTTACCTCAAGCGATACATGATTATATTTTAACTTTATCCGAAATCAGCCACCTCGCTATTTTGAAAAAAGAAAATATAAGATCCATGTTTAAAGATGAAGTTATACATTATTTTTTAAAAAATCGCAATCTTTATCCCAATATTTTTCCAGAGTTTAAAATAGAAGGCAAATCTAAATTGACTCATCATTTTGACGCTGTATTTCCTGGCCAAACCACTGAATATGTTAAAGCGATAAAAAATATTAATATAAATACTGCTAAAAACGCACTTTTTGATTGGGATGATGTCGAAGCGTATAGAAATCAAACGTTTGATGCTAATGCTAGACTCAACATCATTACTGATAACGAAGATGATATCAGTGACGCTGTGGCAACCATGCTATCTCAATATAATGTGAGCGTCTTGTCATTCCATCATAAAGAACGTTTAGTACAAAGGTTCAGCAATGTATAAAGGGTACATGTACATCATCGTACCCTTTTTGTTTTTTGTGATTTTGAATACATCAGTGTTCCATCATACTCACATTGTCAGTTTTAGCAAAATAAAAAACAAGCACCGAAATGCCTGCTTTTAAACCCTAACCATCGTACAAATATTTCAGTGATGCGATGGTTCAACTTCACGTTCTATCTTGTCATGTTTAAATGATCTTTCTTTTTTAGTTAAATACACTTCAATTTTTACACTTTTAGACTCAACAGTCTTATTATCATTGTATATCAATAAATATTTAGCTTGATCAAATGCATTACCTGGTGGCGGCATCATATCATACCAAAACGAACTGCCATCCTTTTCAGTGAACTTAATATAACCCGTTTCAAAAGGAGAGC
Above is a genomic segment from Staphylococcus delphini containing:
- a CDS encoding DUF1828 domain-containing protein, translated to MESIEQKMNEYFKWMKQNYKYKELEDSTEITTPFINPLNDYIRIYLDVLPNNDIRLSDDSLTMNELELAGIDIHTKARSRLIQNVLNQFNLVLDGEEIVTNVKNNSFAQSKHNLIQGILKIYDLTLTTKSNVSRLFYEEVFDFLYNEEILGSTKVSVSGESGIKYFIDFILPETKSKPEKLINFANHLDFNKVTTDAFMYRDVKHNRPSRSGLAPQMFIVANDIEHPITAKARQAAEHEHLSILHWSDKDRIKAILTQ
- a CDS encoding DUF6978 family protein — encoded protein: MDIKLTDNDVQKLLVLCKEILTQYNIQLEEKCKGTINITATNSEKSFVLSYFVRPGKVSLNFRETEFNICLIRINLNNGFHKNSNNEIIRGNRINIFSEEECLRKNDGSTYMRAYALPYKIFEDNSDFVNQLFALLEYTKTRHNDNINVETNLFLRW
- a CDS encoding DUF1828 domain-containing protein; this translates as MFKNEIKSISEEYFNYLKNESKFLPLENESIEFYSPVVDFFGDSISVNISFTGSHYKLTDHGETLWNMEEFGIDLMRHKQQKKYQLLKNIMDSHGLFLENDTLSLYTNRKNLPQAIHDYILTLSEISHLAILKKENIRSMFKDEVIHYFLKNRNLYPNIFPEFKIEGKSKLTHHFDAVFPGQTTEYVKAIKNININTAKNALFDWDDVEAYRNQTFDANARLNIITDNEDDISDAVATMLSQYNVSVLSFHHKERLVQRFSNV